One part of the Macaca mulatta isolate MMU2019108-1 chromosome 6, T2T-MMU8v2.0, whole genome shotgun sequence genome encodes these proteins:
- the MGAT4B gene encoding alpha-1,3-mannosyl-glycoprotein 4-beta-N-acetylglucosaminyltransferase B isoform X1, with translation MRLRNGTFLTLLLFCLCAFLSLSWYAALSGQKGKRDPRPTGPARTWRTWASAAGAGPAVAAGGGRKPTQAPLPRPGGAEDAPPTLPHLFAAGAAASSSGPGCACPPSAGRARGCPGPDSAGAAELGTRGGLGTDPRSQRSRNASHSHLGRTWAGVRDTGARAPLGGDVVDVYQREFLALRDRLHAAEQESLKRSKELNLVLDEIKRAVSERQALRDGDGNRTWGRLTEDPRLKPWNGSHRHVLHLPTVFHHLPHLLAKESSLQPAVRVGQGRTGVSVVMGIPSVRREVHSYLTDTLHSLISELSPQEKEDSVIVVLIAETDSQYTSAVTENIKALFPTEIHSGLLEVISPSPHFYPDFSRLRESFGDPKERVRWRTKQNLDYCFLMMYAQSKGIYYVQLEDDIVAKPNYLSTMKNFALQQPSEDWMILEFSQLGFIGKMFKSLDLSLIVEFILMFYRDKPIDWLLDHILWVKVCNPEKDAKHCDRQKANLRIRFKPSLFQHVGTHSSLAGKIQKLKDKDFGKQALRKEHVNPPAEVSTSLKTYQHFTLEKAYLREDFFWAFTPAAGDFIRFRFFQPLRLERFFFRSGNIEHPEDKLFNTSVEVLPFDNPQSDKEALQEGRTATLRYPRSPDGYLQIGSFYKGVAEGEVDPAFGPLEALRLSIQTDSPVWVILSEIFLKKAD, from the exons ATGAGGCTCCGCAATGGCACCTTCCTGACGCTGCTGCTCTTCTGCCTGTGCGCCTTCCTCTCGCTGTCCTGGTACGCGGCACTCAGCGGCCAGAAAGGTAAGCGCGACCCCCGCCCGACCGGCCCGGCCCGCACCTGGCGCACCTGGGCGTCGGCGGCGGGAGCGGGCCCGGCGGTGGCCGCGGGAGGCGGCCGGAAGCCGACGCAGGCGCCCCTTCCCCGCCCGGGCGGCGCGGAGGAcgcccctcccaccctcccccactTGTTTGCTGCTGGAGCCGCGGCGTCCTCCTCGGGCCCGGGCTGCGCCTGCCCGCCCAGCGCTGGCCGCGCCCGTGGGTGCCCCGGACCGGACTCCGCGGGCGCAGCTGAGCTGGGGACCCGTGGGGGTCTCGGCACAGACCCAAGGTCACAGAGGTCCCGGAACGCCAGCCACAGCCACTTGGGCAGGACCTGGGCCGGCGTGAGGGACACAGGCGCGAGGGCACCGCTAGGCG GCGACGTTGTGGACGTTTACCAGCGGGAGTTCCTGGCGCTGCGCGATCGGTTGCACGCAGCTGAGCAGGAGAGCCTCAAGCGCTCCAAGGAGCTCAACTTGGTGCTGGACGAGATCAAGAGGGCCGTGTCGGAAAGGCAGGCGCTGCGAGACGGAGACGGCAATCGCACCTGGGGCCGCCTAACAG AGGACCCCCGATTGAAGCCGTGGAACGGCTCACACCGGCACGTGCTGCACCTGCCCACCGTCTTCCACCACCTGCCACACCTGCTGGCCAAGGAGAGCAGTCTGCAGCCCGCGGTGCGCGTGGGCCAGGGCCGCACGGGAG TGTCGGTGGTGATGGGCATCCCGAGTGTGCGGCGCGAGGTGCACTCGTACCTGACTGACACTCTGCACTCGCTCATCTCCGAGCTGAGCCCGCAGGAGAAGGAGGACTCGGTCATCGTGGTGCTGATCGCTGAG ACCGACTCACAGTACACTTCGGCAGTGACAGAGAACATCAAGGCCTT GTTCCCCACGGAGATCCATTCTGGGCTCCTGGAGGTCATCTCACCCTCCCCCCACTTCTACCCTGACTTCTCCCGCCTCCGAGAGTCCTTTGGGGACCCCAAGGAGAGAGTCAG GTGGAGGACCAAACAGAACCTCGATTACTGCTTCCTCATGATGTACGCGCAGTCCAAAGGCATCTACTACGTGCAG CTGGAGGATGACATCGTGGCCAAGCCCAACTACCTGAGCACCATGAAGAACTTTGCGCTGCAGCAGCCTTCAGAGGACTGGATGATCCTGGAGTTCTCCCAGCTGGGCTTCATTG GCAAGATGTTCAAGTCGCTGGACCTGAGCCTGATTGTAGAGTTCATCCTCATGTTCTACCGGGACAAGCCCATTGACTGGCTCTTGGACCATATTCTGTGGGTGAAAGTCTGCAACCCCGAGAAGGATGCG AAGCACTGTGACCGGCAGAAGGCCAACCTGCGGATCCGCTTCAAGCCGTCCCTCTTCCAGCATGTGGGCACTCACTCCTCGCTGGCTGGCAAGATCCAGAAACTGAAG GACAAGGACTTTGGAAAGCAGGCGCTGCGGAAGGAGCATGTGAACCCGCCAGCAGAGGTGAGCACGAGCCTGAAGACATACCAGCACTTCACCCTGGAGAAGGCCTACCTGCGCGAGGACTTCTTCTGGGCCTTCACCCCTGCCGCGGGGGACTTCATCCGCTTCCGCTTCTTCCAGCCCCTAAGACTGGAGCG GTTTTTCTTCCGCAGTGGGAACATCGAGCACCCGGAGGACAAGCTCTTCAACACGTCTGTGGAGGTGCTGCCCTTCGAC AACCCTCAGTCGGACAAGGAGGCCCTGCAGGAGGGCCGCACCGCCACCCTCCGGTACCCTCGGAGCCCCGACGGCTACCTCCAGATTG GCTCCTTCTACAAGGGAGTGGCAGAGGGAGAGGTGGACCCAGCCTTCGGCCCTCTGGAAGCGCTGCGCCTCTCGATCCAGACGGACTCCCCTGTGTGGGTGATTCTGAGCGAG ATCTTCCTGAAAAAGGCCGACTAA
- the MGAT4B gene encoding alpha-1,3-mannosyl-glycoprotein 4-beta-N-acetylglucosaminyltransferase B precursor: MRLRNGTFLTLLLFCLCAFLSLSWYAALSGQKGDVVDVYQREFLALRDRLHAAEQESLKRSKELNLVLDEIKRAVSERQALRDGDGNRTWGRLTEDPRLKPWNGSHRHVLHLPTVFHHLPHLLAKESSLQPAVRVGQGRTGVSVVMGIPSVRREVHSYLTDTLHSLISELSPQEKEDSVIVVLIAETDSQYTSAVTENIKALFPTEIHSGLLEVISPSPHFYPDFSRLRESFGDPKERVRWRTKQNLDYCFLMMYAQSKGIYYVQLEDDIVAKPNYLSTMKNFALQQPSEDWMILEFSQLGFIGKMFKSLDLSLIVEFILMFYRDKPIDWLLDHILWVKVCNPEKDAKHCDRQKANLRIRFKPSLFQHVGTHSSLAGKIQKLKDKDFGKQALRKEHVNPPAEVSTSLKTYQHFTLEKAYLREDFFWAFTPAAGDFIRFRFFQPLRLERFFFRSGNIEHPEDKLFNTSVEVLPFDNPQSDKEALQEGRTATLRYPRSPDGYLQIGSFYKGVAEGEVDPAFGPLEALRLSIQTDSPVWVILSEIFLKKAD; encoded by the exons ATGAGGCTCCGCAATGGCACCTTCCTGACGCTGCTGCTCTTCTGCCTGTGCGCCTTCCTCTCGCTGTCCTGGTACGCGGCACTCAGCGGCCAGAAAG GCGACGTTGTGGACGTTTACCAGCGGGAGTTCCTGGCGCTGCGCGATCGGTTGCACGCAGCTGAGCAGGAGAGCCTCAAGCGCTCCAAGGAGCTCAACTTGGTGCTGGACGAGATCAAGAGGGCCGTGTCGGAAAGGCAGGCGCTGCGAGACGGAGACGGCAATCGCACCTGGGGCCGCCTAACAG AGGACCCCCGATTGAAGCCGTGGAACGGCTCACACCGGCACGTGCTGCACCTGCCCACCGTCTTCCACCACCTGCCACACCTGCTGGCCAAGGAGAGCAGTCTGCAGCCCGCGGTGCGCGTGGGCCAGGGCCGCACGGGAG TGTCGGTGGTGATGGGCATCCCGAGTGTGCGGCGCGAGGTGCACTCGTACCTGACTGACACTCTGCACTCGCTCATCTCCGAGCTGAGCCCGCAGGAGAAGGAGGACTCGGTCATCGTGGTGCTGATCGCTGAG ACCGACTCACAGTACACTTCGGCAGTGACAGAGAACATCAAGGCCTT GTTCCCCACGGAGATCCATTCTGGGCTCCTGGAGGTCATCTCACCCTCCCCCCACTTCTACCCTGACTTCTCCCGCCTCCGAGAGTCCTTTGGGGACCCCAAGGAGAGAGTCAG GTGGAGGACCAAACAGAACCTCGATTACTGCTTCCTCATGATGTACGCGCAGTCCAAAGGCATCTACTACGTGCAG CTGGAGGATGACATCGTGGCCAAGCCCAACTACCTGAGCACCATGAAGAACTTTGCGCTGCAGCAGCCTTCAGAGGACTGGATGATCCTGGAGTTCTCCCAGCTGGGCTTCATTG GCAAGATGTTCAAGTCGCTGGACCTGAGCCTGATTGTAGAGTTCATCCTCATGTTCTACCGGGACAAGCCCATTGACTGGCTCTTGGACCATATTCTGTGGGTGAAAGTCTGCAACCCCGAGAAGGATGCG AAGCACTGTGACCGGCAGAAGGCCAACCTGCGGATCCGCTTCAAGCCGTCCCTCTTCCAGCATGTGGGCACTCACTCCTCGCTGGCTGGCAAGATCCAGAAACTGAAG GACAAGGACTTTGGAAAGCAGGCGCTGCGGAAGGAGCATGTGAACCCGCCAGCAGAGGTGAGCACGAGCCTGAAGACATACCAGCACTTCACCCTGGAGAAGGCCTACCTGCGCGAGGACTTCTTCTGGGCCTTCACCCCTGCCGCGGGGGACTTCATCCGCTTCCGCTTCTTCCAGCCCCTAAGACTGGAGCG GTTTTTCTTCCGCAGTGGGAACATCGAGCACCCGGAGGACAAGCTCTTCAACACGTCTGTGGAGGTGCTGCCCTTCGAC AACCCTCAGTCGGACAAGGAGGCCCTGCAGGAGGGCCGCACCGCCACCCTCCGGTACCCTCGGAGCCCCGACGGCTACCTCCAGATTG GCTCCTTCTACAAGGGAGTGGCAGAGGGAGAGGTGGACCCAGCCTTCGGCCCTCTGGAAGCGCTGCGCCTCTCGATCCAGACGGACTCCCCTGTGTGGGTGATTCTGAGCGAG ATCTTCCTGAAAAAGGCCGACTAA